In Streptomyces sp. TS71-3, the following proteins share a genomic window:
- a CDS encoding sugar phosphate nucleotidyltransferase — MIGLVLAAGAGRRLRPYTDSLPKALVPVGRAGIEDGPTVLDLTLRNFAEVGLTEAAVVVGYRKEAVYERKAALEAAYGVRLTLIDNDKAEEWNNAYSLWCAREVLAEGVILANGDTVHPVSVERELLAARDGEKKVVLALDTVKQLADEEMKVVADPAKGVQRITKLMDPAEATGEYIGVTLIEAAAAAELADALRATYERDPQLYYEDGYQELVHRGFRIDVAPIGDVPWVEIDNHADLARGREIVCLY, encoded by the coding sequence ATGATCGGCCTCGTGCTGGCGGCCGGCGCCGGACGGCGCCTGCGTCCCTACACCGACAGCCTCCCCAAGGCTCTGGTGCCGGTCGGCCGTGCGGGGATAGAGGACGGCCCCACCGTCCTCGACCTGACCCTGCGGAACTTCGCCGAGGTCGGCCTCACCGAGGCCGCCGTCGTCGTCGGCTACCGCAAGGAGGCCGTGTACGAGCGCAAGGCGGCACTGGAGGCCGCGTACGGCGTCAGGCTCACGCTGATCGACAACGACAAGGCGGAGGAGTGGAACAACGCCTACTCCCTGTGGTGCGCCCGTGAGGTCCTCGCGGAGGGCGTGATCCTGGCCAACGGCGACACCGTGCACCCCGTCTCGGTCGAGCGGGAGCTGCTGGCCGCCCGGGACGGCGAGAAGAAGGTCGTCCTCGCGCTGGACACCGTCAAGCAACTGGCCGACGAGGAGATGAAGGTCGTCGCCGACCCGGCCAAGGGCGTGCAGCGGATCACCAAGCTCATGGACCCCGCCGAGGCCACCGGCGAGTACATCGGCGTCACCCTCATCGAGGCCGCCGCCGCCGCGGAGCTGGCCGACGCCCTGCGGGCCACCTACGAGCGGGACCCCCAGCTCTACTACGAGGACGGCTACCAGGAGCTGGTCCATCGCGGCTTCCGGATCGACGTGGCGCCCATCGGCGACGTGCCGTGGGTGGAGATCGACAACCACGCCGACCTGGCCCGGGGACGGGAGATCGTATGCCTGTACTGA